The following DNA comes from Fervidibacillus albus.
GCTTTTTTAATCGATCATCACCTTGTTGCGACATTGAACTTTTTATGAGCAACGTTAAATATGACAATTCATCTTCTGGTATTGATATGGAGAAAAATTCCTCCAAAGGGTCAATACTTTGTTTTACAAGAAGGTGTATATCTCCGTATTCTTGTTTAATCAAATTTAGTAATGGATTTTCCAACGATAATTCGTATGTTACGCGATAAAACGCCGGCTTTAAATGTTGATATAACTTTTGATAAAGAAGTGGTTTGTTTTGGAAATTCACACAAGCGACCTTCTCAAAATTAGAAACGAATCGTTCGATAGCACGATATAACTTTTCTCGAAAATCTTCATGATTCATTTCAGTCGAAACAACACTGGACGATAGAATGTGCATCGCAATGTATAACTTGTCATGTTCAGATACACTTTCATCACACCCGAATACGTCTTCAACAACCTCGTATTCTTTTGTATTTGAAATATCTCTATAGTTAATTGGAAAAGGCTCAGGATGCTTTCCTTCTTTCATTCTTCGTTTGAGAATAAGTAAAATGATGGCTAACGCTTGGTGCCTTTGGTCTGTAAATTGTTTGTTCAAACGTTTTTCTACTATGTTTAAAATTTCCTCTGTTTTCTTTAATTCTTCGTCGGTAATTCCGGTAATTATACGAATCCATTTCCAACCTTCTGACATTTGGAGAATTTTATGAATCGTATCCAATATGAGCCTTCGTTGAGTCAATTCCTTCCCCTCTATGAAATATCCATTCCGTCGGCTATATTGCAATTGAAGACCCTTTAGAAATAATGTTTTTTTCACCTGTTCCAAATCATTTAAAACCGTATTTTTACTCACCTTTAAAGCAGAAGCTAAATGAAACAGTGATAGTTCTTCCTTATTTGTTAAAATCATTAATAAGATGAGATTTTTCCTCTCATGTTTCGTCGGGATATATGAAAAAGTAGAATGAATTTCAAGTATTTCCGGAAAAACATCTAAAATAATAGGATCAATGATAAGTCCGATATTTCGTTTGTTTTCAATTTCTGGGAGATTGTTATCCGAAAGCCAGTCGTTAATTTTCTCAATGCTATAATTGACCTGTCTTCTCGTTAAATTAAATTTTTTTTCTAAATCGTTTACTTTACTTTGTTTTGAAACAAGTAGCTCTTTTAAAATTAGTAAGCTTCGATCATCCAGAAGTATCAATGAGTTATCACCTCCTCCTAATTTAAGTATATACTCATTAAATTCTGATTTGTATGCGTTTTCATCCCAAATATTGTATAATTAATTTACAAAAATGTGTTGAATTTGTTTTTTTGAATGAAAGCGGTATTATCTTTTTTCCTTTGCATGTATTTTGATATTACATCGGAATGAAATAACACAATAGAATTCAGTAATTCGTTTATTATTGCATTTTCAGATCTCTTAATTTTTTTCTCAACGTATAAGAAATTTAAGAAAGGAAGATCACGATGAATCAAGTGAACGACGTGTACATTACATCAAAAGAAGGTTTTTTTGCTGTCGGACTAAAATGGGAAGGCACATTTCAAGAAGCCAATGAAGGGGCGATACGAAAAGTACAGAAAAAATTACAAAGTCGGCTTGGGGAAATTCATGATATTGTAAATGAAGATACGATGCTTGGATTATCGTATCATGCAAAACGGGGGAAAGAGACGTTTATCCATTATGCCGCCGTGGAAGTAAAAAATGTTTCTAAGTTTCCGAACGATATGTTTTTCATTACTGTTCCTCCATTAAGTTATGCTACGACTTCACATAAGAAACATCAAAAGATAGATCAGTCTTATGAAAATGTGTACAATTGGATCAAAAAAGAGGGTTATTTGGAAACGTATCCGGATGGCTTAACGCATATGGAATATTATCCGATGAAACAGGACCCGTTTACGGACAATCCAGAATTTGAAATACGGATTCCTGTTGTTCCAAAATAATCGATTTCTTACTTCCTAACGTATGAACAATGTAGATGAATGTATATAAAAAATTTAGGAAAAAGGATCAGTGATAGAAACTTACCGAAACTATGTAGTCACGGAATTTTTCAAAATTAGCTCCCATTTCCTGATTATAGAAATTAGAAGAAAATTTATTCCGATGGTTTGCCTTCGAAATGGAGTGTGAAATGATTCGCTCTATTTCCACGAATAGCCAAGTAATATTGTTTATTATTTGTAAAATATAAAGGGATAGGCGGACTGATGACAATTTTATTCTTCAAGTTTGGATCAACAAAAACCGCAATTTCAAAGGTCGTTTTTTTTCCTGGAACAAAATCGGTTCGGTCGAAATAAAATGGAACCGATTCTCCTTTTTCAAAAGCTGCCCCGTCTGCCTTCATCCCACCGCTCGTCCTCAAATTCGAACCGTTTTGGTACCACGTTAGTTCAATACTGTACACATTGAAATCCGAGTTATTTTTTATATATAAAGTCATTGGATGAGAATTGTTACTGCAACCGAATGCAAAACTGAAGGTACAGAGCAAAAGAATCAACCGAATGAACTTTTTCATCATGACCTCCCTTACCATTGAAATTCGCCGATGACAAAACGGTTGGCCCCTTCATCAAGCAATCGACGCTATTCACATCGAATTTTATATAACCAGACACCATTATTCCGACGACGAACTTCCATCCTCTTCGTCCGGTCGATATTCCAAAAGATCCCCCGGTTGACAATCTAACGCTTCACATAATTTCTCTAACGTGGAAAAACGAATCGCCCTTGCTTTTCCGTTTTTCAATATTGAAAGATTTGCCATCGTAATGCCGACTTTTTCCGATAGTTCCGTTACACTCATTTTTCGTTTTGCTAACATGACATCAATATTTACAATAATCGCCACATTCCCACCTCAAATCGTTAACTCATTTTCCGTTTTAATTTTAATTGCATGATCCAAAAGTTCTTGTAAAACTGCGGTAAACACCGAAATAACGATGCATGAAAAAAGAATGACGAATCCTAAGATGAAAATACTAGGATGTAATGCATTTTGAGTTCCGAGAAAAATCATCCCGAAAATGTACATAACGCCAATGGCTGCCGCACAATATTTTATTTTCCGTAATGCGTTGACAGCTTGTTCTGAAAAGGGATTGTTATTTTCAATTAACTTTAAAAGTTTGATTGCTTGATACAACGCGAAATAAAACGGAATCGTCGTCAAATATAAACCGATTAAAACCGGATATTTTAAATAAGCATATTCCGGATAGGTTAAAGCTACCTCCTTTGCTAACATTGGTAAAGCAATAACGGACAAAAGGAATACGATGATGCCTAAGCCAAAAACAGTACCCATTAAAAATTTCGTTTTTCCAATGATTTTCATGTTTTTTCACACCTCAACTTTCATTTTCACCCTTATTATAATTTACCATTTATCGTTTTTCAATATATTTTTATTATTTATCATTAAAAAAACATACATAATTCTTTTCTACGACATGTTTGCAAATGATGATTGAAAACTACTGATCTTGTTTATTTATTGTGTGAACATCGAAAGGAAACGAAAAACAAGTTATTACTCGGATTTGGAACATAAAATATGTGAAAAAAAGAAATACCACCAAAAATTTTGGTGGTATGATTAAGGGCAATATCCATTTTAAGCAGACTTTTCCATCAAATTATCTTCTTTAGGCTTTACCCTTTTGACAAAGAAGGTAAGTACGAGGGCGACAAGGGCAATATAAACGGAAATTTGGAAGGAGAAATTAATTCCTTCTAACATGGCCGTATTCGCCGCTTCTGCCATTTTCGCAGGATCTCCACCTGTTGACATCGCTAGACTTTCCATTTCCGCTTCTGTTTTATTTTGCATAAGCGTCACTAAAAAGGCGGAACCGACCGCACCAGATACTTGTTGAAGTGTATTGTTCATCGCTGTCGCATGGGGATTCAAATGCTGTGGCAATTGATTCAGTCCGTTTGTCATGACTGGCATCATCACCATCGACATCCCAAACATCCGCATACAATAAATAAACATAATAAACCCGTAAGAAGTATCCATCGTTAAATTACTAAATAAATACGTCGTATAAATTGTGATCGATAGTCCGATGACAGCGAGAATTCGTGCACCGTATTTATCGAATAATCGCCCAGTGATCGGCGACATAATGCCCATAATAATTGCCCCCGGAAGCATCAACAAGCCTGAGTCGAAGGGAGAGATACCCCGAATCGTCTGAATATAAATCGGCATAAGAAGCATAGCAGAAAACATAGCCATCGAAATCACAATGGAAATTGCTGATGATAAAGCATACATCGGATATTTATAAATGCGAAATTCCAATAGTGGTTCTTTCAAATTTAATTGGCGGACAATAAAGAGGATCAGGCTAATAATTCCGACAACGATCGTTCCGTAAACGTACACCGAATCCCAACCTTTTTCTCCCGCAGAGCTAAATCCGTATAAAATGCCGCCAAAACCGATACTCGATAAAATTAACGATAATACGTCCAACGATATTTCCTTTTGTGGCAAAACATTTTTTAACTTAAAAATGGCTAACAAAAGAGTTAAAATGGCAATCGGAAATACGATATCAAACAACGTCCGCCATGAATAATGCTCGACGACCCAACCGGAAAGGGTCGGCCCAATGGCAGGGGCAGTAATCATGACAAGACCAAAAACCCCCATCGCAGCTCCTCTTTTTTCAACAGGGAAGGATACGAGCATCACATTCATTAACAGCGGTGCCATAATCGCCGCTCCAGAAGCTTGCAATAATCTTGCAATTAATAGGACGGCGAATGTCGGTGCAACGGATGCCAAAACGGAACCGATTGTAAACACGGTCATCGCAGAAATATACAGTTGGCGATTCGTAAATTTTTGCATAAGAAAGGCACTTGCAGGAATTAAAATGCCATTTACGAGCATATAGCCCGTTGACAACCATTGAACCGTTGATGCAGAAACATCAAAATCGTTCATAATCGACGGTAATGCGATATTTAAAAACGTCTCATTCATAAAGGATACAAACGCACCGATAAATAAAATAGCAATCATCCCATATGGCGGTTTATCCAAAATTTTTTGCTGTTCCAAATGAAATTCCTCCCGATTATACTTGGTGTATATTTTTTTATACTATTGTTCTAAACACTATAATAATATATACTGATATTGTAAAAAAATCAACAAAAAATGTTGGATCGAAAAAAAGGTGTGCATTCAATTGAACAATCGAAAAAAACATGTAATGGAAACGGCGCATGCGATATTTGTTGAAAAAGGTTTTGTCGAGACGTCTGTACAAGAGATTTTGGAAAAAAGCGGTATTTCAAAAGGTACTTTTTACAATTATTTCCCTTCCAAAAAAGAACTGCTCATCAACATTTTCGAAAAGATTCAAACAGAAACGGAAAGAAGAC
Coding sequences within:
- a CDS encoding BglG family transcription antiterminator; this translates as MILLDDRSLLILKELLVSKQSKVNDLEKKFNLTRRQVNYSIEKINDWLSDNNLPEIENKRNIGLIIDPIILDVFPEILEIHSTFSYIPTKHERKNLILLMILTNKEELSLFHLASALKVSKNTVLNDLEQVKKTLFLKGLQLQYSRRNGYFIEGKELTQRRLILDTIHKILQMSEGWKWIRIITGITDEELKKTEEILNIVEKRLNKQFTDQRHQALAIILLILKRRMKEGKHPEPFPINYRDISNTKEYEVVEDVFGCDESVSEHDKLYIAMHILSSSVVSTEMNHEDFREKLYRAIERFVSNFEKVACVNFQNKPLLYQKLYQHLKPAFYRVTYELSLENPLLNLIKQEYGDIHLLVKQSIDPLEEFFSISIPEDELSYLTLLIKSSMSQQGDDRLKKPRAIVVCPSGISVSRLLFEELKELFPELIFLDHISVRQFTEFEVDYDLVFSTVFLNTEKKLFLIPSVFTDQKKQNLKIEVEQNLKNITPTIMNYDKLIHIIEKHADIKNVSSLKEDLKSFFYYKQFSNIRNAEDYKPNLSELISLDFIQLNADVKDWKEAIILASQPLLEHGIIEKNYIDAMINVIHEYGTYMIIPKVVVPHARPEEGALRLYMSMLSLNHGIRFPKNNEIRILIVISIVDKKSHIKALTQLYDMLMEKNNIDAITSARNPLEIMRLFQKYSVIKT
- a CDS encoding GyrI-like domain-containing protein gives rise to the protein MNQVNDVYITSKEGFFAVGLKWEGTFQEANEGAIRKVQKKLQSRLGEIHDIVNEDTMLGLSYHAKRGKETFIHYAAVEVKNVSKFPNDMFFITVPPLSYATTSHKKHQKIDQSYENVYNWIKKEGYLETYPDGLTHMEYYPMKQDPFTDNPEFEIRIPVVPK
- a CDS encoding helix-turn-helix domain-containing protein; this translates as MAIIVNIDVMLAKRKMSVTELSEKVGITMANLSILKNGKARAIRFSTLEKLCEALDCQPGDLLEYRPDEEDGSSSSE
- a CDS encoding DUF2975 domain-containing protein, translated to MKIIGKTKFLMGTVFGLGIIVFLLSVIALPMLAKEVALTYPEYAYLKYPVLIGLYLTTIPFYFALYQAIKLLKLIENNNPFSEQAVNALRKIKYCAAAIGVMYIFGMIFLGTQNALHPSIFILGFVILFSCIVISVFTAVLQELLDHAIKIKTENELTI
- a CDS encoding DHA2 family efflux MFS transporter permease subunit, with amino-acid sequence MIAILFIGAFVSFMNETFLNIALPSIMNDFDVSASTVQWLSTGYMLVNGILIPASAFLMQKFTNRQLYISAMTVFTIGSVLASVAPTFAVLLIARLLQASGAAIMAPLLMNVMLVSFPVEKRGAAMGVFGLVMITAPAIGPTLSGWVVEHYSWRTLFDIVFPIAILTLLLAIFKLKNVLPQKEISLDVLSLILSSIGFGGILYGFSSAGEKGWDSVYVYGTIVVGIISLILFIVRQLNLKEPLLEFRIYKYPMYALSSAISIVISMAMFSAMLLMPIYIQTIRGISPFDSGLLMLPGAIIMGIMSPITGRLFDKYGARILAVIGLSITIYTTYLFSNLTMDTSYGFIMFIYCMRMFGMSMVMMPVMTNGLNQLPQHLNPHATAMNNTLQQVSGAVGSAFLVTLMQNKTEAEMESLAMSTGGDPAKMAEAANTAMLEGINFSFQISVYIALVALVLTFFVKRVKPKEDNLMEKSA